One Betta splendens chromosome 16, fBetSpl5.4, whole genome shotgun sequence genomic window carries:
- the ccdc105 gene encoding coiled-coil domain-containing protein 105 isoform X1, giving the protein MQVHSVPLGSVTIGPRSWRDGTVRSIRRAERLVRDTWAGRGVSGRPRVCSAGPGFTARATDGPAEPAEEEATGEKCGSRDRNGEVKTSRPQTTGGVRTVPFPATCWREQCAGASVAVATEYMRRVREVEGQLRRQAARVSQEGIRLDRERGHLEKMLRSISTELAVNRRSSEDRTRRPNTAETERDGADYLLLCERRELTELKLDLEGALRSTLTQLQALGESSRRLRDCAGERARVLELLPHSGSAAAQNLPKTDPTSAFTPECQQVLDSSTSAVAQSQQLRDGARRLLSSAIARQKAAHRAVNDGLVKKVAETVALQQNLALVTAATRQAMFRKQREINCIRHSYGRAQGPEHSGDVLSREKLNRPLVHVYQRHPGTQLPEAALLIQGSAMLRRRLESSEGELERLQLTCLQLQNDLRGKNAAAQVDAGVVRMRRRRVDVRAVPALLQQGAPRSAAGGTEVTGACQ; this is encoded by the exons ATGCAGGTCCACTCGGTTCCGCTCGGCTCCGTCACCATCGGACCTCGGTCTTGGCGCGACGGGACGGTCCGTTCCATCCGGCGAGCGGAGCGCCTGGTGCGGGACACCTGGGCCGGGCGGGGCGTCAGCGGCCGACCCCGGGTCTGCAGCGCTGGGCCCGGGTTCACCGCAAGAGCCACGGACGGGCCCGCAGAACCCGCAGAAGAGGAGGCCACGGGGGAGAAATGCGGGAGTCGTGACCGCAACGGTGAAGTTAAAACCTCGAGGCCCCAAACTACAGGAGGAGTG AGGACCGTCCCGTTCCCGGCCACCTGCTGGCGCGAGCAGTGCGCCGGGGCCAGCGTTGCGGTGGCCACCGAGTACATGCGGAGGGTGCGGGAGGTGGAGGGCCAGCTGCGCAGACAGGCCGCGCGCGTGAGCCAGGAGGGCATCCGGCTGGACAGGGAGCGGGGGCACCTGGAGAAGATGCtgcgcagcatcagcaccgagcTGGCGGTCAACAGGAGGAGCTCGGAGGACAGGACCCGGAGGCCCAACACTGCGGAGACG GAGCGGGACGGTGCCGattacctgctgctgtgtgagagACGGGAGCTGACGGAGCTGAAACTGGATCTGGAGGGAGCGCTGAGGAGCACGCTGACGCAGCTACAG GCGCTGGGTGAGAGCAGCAGGCGGCTGCGGGACTGCGCCGGTGAGCGGGCTCgcgtcctggagctgctgccccACAGCGGCTCCGCTGCGGCTCAGAACCTCCCTAAAACGGACCCGACCAGCGCCTTCACCCCAG AGTGTCAACAGGTTCTGGACTCGTCCACTTCGGCCGTCGCTCAGTCGCAGCAGCTGAGGGACGGCGCCAGGCGGCTGCTCAGCAGCGCCATCGCCAGGCAGAAAGCAGCCCATCGGGCTGTGAACGACGGGCTGGTGAAGAAGGTCGCAGAGACCGTCGCTCTGCAG CAAAATCTGGCTTTGGTGACGGCAGCCACCAGACAGGCCATGTTTCGCAAGCAGAGGGAAATTAACTGCATCCGCCACAGTTATGGCAGAgcccag GGTCCAGAGCACAGTGGTGACGTTCTGTCCAGGGAGAAGCTCAACAGGCCTCTGGTGCACGTCTACCAGCGACACCCGGGGACGCAGCTCCCGGAGGCGGCGCTGCTCATCCAG GGCAGCGCGATGCTCAGGCGGCGCCTCGAGTCCTCGGAGGGGGAgctggagaggctgcagctcacgTGCCTGCAGCTGCAAAACGACCTGCGTGGCAAGAACGCAGCCGCTCAGGTGGACGCAGGCGTCGTCCGCATGAGGCGCCGGCGCGTGGACGTCCGCGCAGTGCCCGCgctcctccagcagggggcgcccaGGAGCGCTGCAGGGGGCACCGAGGTGACGGGAGCGTGTCAGTGA
- the ccdc105 gene encoding coiled-coil domain-containing protein 105 isoform X2, with the protein MQVHSVPLGSVTIGPRSWRDGTVRSIRRAERLVRDTWAGRGVSGRPRVCSAGPGFTARATDGPAEPAEEEATGEKCGSRDRNGEVKTSRPQTTGGVRTVPFPATCWREQCAGASVAVATEYMRRVREVEGQEGIRLDRERGHLEKMLRSISTELAVNRRSSEDRTRRPNTAETERDGADYLLLCERRELTELKLDLEGALRSTLTQLQALGESSRRLRDCAGERARVLELLPHSGSAAAQNLPKTDPTSAFTPECQQVLDSSTSAVAQSQQLRDGARRLLSSAIARQKAAHRAVNDGLVKKVAETVALQQNLALVTAATRQAMFRKQREINCIRHSYGRAQGPEHSGDVLSREKLNRPLVHVYQRHPGTQLPEAALLIQGSAMLRRRLESSEGELERLQLTCLQLQNDLRGKNAAAQVDAGVVRMRRRRVDVRAVPALLQQGAPRSAAGGTEVTGACQ; encoded by the exons ATGCAGGTCCACTCGGTTCCGCTCGGCTCCGTCACCATCGGACCTCGGTCTTGGCGCGACGGGACGGTCCGTTCCATCCGGCGAGCGGAGCGCCTGGTGCGGGACACCTGGGCCGGGCGGGGCGTCAGCGGCCGACCCCGGGTCTGCAGCGCTGGGCCCGGGTTCACCGCAAGAGCCACGGACGGGCCCGCAGAACCCGCAGAAGAGGAGGCCACGGGGGAGAAATGCGGGAGTCGTGACCGCAACGGTGAAGTTAAAACCTCGAGGCCCCAAACTACAGGAGGAGTG AGGACCGTCCCGTTCCCGGCCACCTGCTGGCGCGAGCAGTGCGCCGGGGCCAGCGTTGCGGTGGCCACCGAGTACATGCGGAGGGTGCGGGAGGTGGAGGGCCAG GAGGGCATCCGGCTGGACAGGGAGCGGGGGCACCTGGAGAAGATGCtgcgcagcatcagcaccgagcTGGCGGTCAACAGGAGGAGCTCGGAGGACAGGACCCGGAGGCCCAACACTGCGGAGACG GAGCGGGACGGTGCCGattacctgctgctgtgtgagagACGGGAGCTGACGGAGCTGAAACTGGATCTGGAGGGAGCGCTGAGGAGCACGCTGACGCAGCTACAG GCGCTGGGTGAGAGCAGCAGGCGGCTGCGGGACTGCGCCGGTGAGCGGGCTCgcgtcctggagctgctgccccACAGCGGCTCCGCTGCGGCTCAGAACCTCCCTAAAACGGACCCGACCAGCGCCTTCACCCCAG AGTGTCAACAGGTTCTGGACTCGTCCACTTCGGCCGTCGCTCAGTCGCAGCAGCTGAGGGACGGCGCCAGGCGGCTGCTCAGCAGCGCCATCGCCAGGCAGAAAGCAGCCCATCGGGCTGTGAACGACGGGCTGGTGAAGAAGGTCGCAGAGACCGTCGCTCTGCAG CAAAATCTGGCTTTGGTGACGGCAGCCACCAGACAGGCCATGTTTCGCAAGCAGAGGGAAATTAACTGCATCCGCCACAGTTATGGCAGAgcccag GGTCCAGAGCACAGTGGTGACGTTCTGTCCAGGGAGAAGCTCAACAGGCCTCTGGTGCACGTCTACCAGCGACACCCGGGGACGCAGCTCCCGGAGGCGGCGCTGCTCATCCAG GGCAGCGCGATGCTCAGGCGGCGCCTCGAGTCCTCGGAGGGGGAgctggagaggctgcagctcacgTGCCTGCAGCTGCAAAACGACCTGCGTGGCAAGAACGCAGCCGCTCAGGTGGACGCAGGCGTCGTCCGCATGAGGCGCCGGCGCGTGGACGTCCGCGCAGTGCCCGCgctcctccagcagggggcgcccaGGAGCGCTGCAGGGGGCACCGAGGTGACGGGAGCGTGTCAGTGA